A part of Limihaloglobus sulfuriphilus genomic DNA contains:
- a CDS encoding 2-oxo acid dehydrogenase subunit E2 yields the protein MAKTLELPQLGQTMEEGTIVSCLVKVGDKVSKGDVIFEVETDKATLEMEASAEGFVKKILVKTGETIPVGDPVIILGEKDEEIADDAAPAAEKTETEKEEPAAAKADAAAVPAGLKVLELPQLGQTMEEGTIVSCLIAKGDKVSKGDVIFEVETDKATLEMEAAQAGFVKAILVNNGETIPVGDPVIVLSDDKDEVISDEVISSLKSGKPAEAAPEPEKTDEPKAPAKTDQPAPAAKPAAPAAPAAERTFASPRAKLTAQELGIDINRVQPAPGALRITEADVRKAAAAGAGAKPAAAAFTSSLPQMPQPEHQLGESVKMSRMQKVVGDRMLQSKQQIPCFYLNTTADMTDLFEYRRQLNSGGGQKLSFNDFIIKAMAVAVKQFPLMAGQVDGGDIKIAGDVSVGLAISVEDGLVAPMCKAADKKSLAEIAAYNAEMITRAKSGKITPDDLAGGCITLSNLGAFGIEWFIPIVVPGQASILGTGKIKDTLVPFNGGIALRKQMSLTLAVDHKVANGLYAAQFLDYIRALLENPAELA from the coding sequence ATGGCTAAGACGTTAGAACTGCCCCAGTTGGGCCAGACAATGGAAGAGGGCACGATTGTTTCGTGCCTGGTCAAGGTTGGCGATAAAGTCAGCAAAGGCGACGTTATCTTTGAGGTCGAGACCGACAAGGCTACACTCGAGATGGAAGCCTCGGCTGAGGGTTTCGTAAAGAAGATTCTCGTTAAGACCGGCGAGACTATTCCCGTTGGCGATCCGGTAATCATTCTCGGCGAGAAGGACGAAGAAATCGCCGATGATGCCGCACCCGCCGCGGAAAAAACAGAGACCGAAAAAGAAGAGCCCGCGGCCGCAAAAGCAGACGCCGCCGCTGTCCCTGCCGGTCTGAAGGTACTCGAGCTGCCACAGCTGGGCCAGACAATGGAAGAGGGTACAATCGTATCCTGCCTCATTGCCAAGGGCGACAAGGTCAGCAAGGGCGATGTAATCTTCGAGGTTGAAACCGACAAGGCTACTCTCGAGATGGAAGCCGCGCAGGCAGGCTTTGTAAAGGCGATTCTCGTCAATAACGGCGAAACAATACCCGTCGGCGACCCTGTAATCGTGCTTAGCGATGACAAGGACGAAGTTATCTCTGACGAGGTAATCAGCTCGCTCAAATCCGGCAAACCCGCTGAGGCGGCACCGGAACCGGAAAAAACAGACGAACCCAAGGCACCCGCCAAGACCGACCAGCCCGCACCGGCGGCAAAACCGGCTGCACCGGCAGCACCGGCGGCAGAGAGAACATTCGCCTCCCCAAGGGCAAAACTCACCGCACAGGAGCTGGGAATCGATATTAACCGTGTTCAGCCCGCACCGGGCGCACTGCGTATAACCGAAGCGGATGTACGCAAGGCGGCTGCAGCGGGTGCCGGGGCAAAACCTGCCGCGGCGGCGTTTACATCGTCACTGCCCCAGATGCCCCAGCCCGAGCATCAGCTTGGCGAATCTGTCAAGATGTCGCGGATGCAGAAGGTTGTCGGAGACCGTATGCTCCAGTCTAAACAGCAGATACCGTGCTTCTACCTCAACACGACTGCCGATATGACCGACCTGTTCGAATACCGCCGGCAGCTAAACTCAGGCGGCGGACAGAAGCTCTCGTTCAACGATTTTATCATCAAGGCGATGGCTGTCGCAGTCAAACAGTTCCCGCTTATGGCAGGACAGGTTGACGGCGGAGATATCAAAATCGCCGGAGATGTATCGGTTGGCCTGGCAATATCGGTTGAAGACGGGCTCGTTGCTCCGATGTGCAAAGCCGCGGACAAAAAATCGCTCGCAGAGATAGCCGCTTACAACGCGGAGATGATCACAAGGGCAAAATCCGGCAAGATCACACCCGATGACCTCGCCGGCGGCTGTATCACGCTGAGCAATCTCGGCGCGTTCGGCATAGAGTGGTTTATCCCGATTGTTGTACCGGGTCAGGCAAGCATTCTCGGCACCGGCAAGATCAAGGACACCCTCGTACCGTTCAACGGCGGAATCGCCCTTCGCAAGCAGATGAGCCTGACGCTGGCGGTTGACCACAAGGTGGCAAACGGCCTCTACGCGGCGCAGTTCCTCGACTACATCAGGGCGCTGCTCGAGAATCCGGCGGAGCTGGCATAA
- a CDS encoding PEP-CTERM sorting domain-containing protein — MSTKTNLMVLMLAAVSVATAAVTVVPELINGGFDAANEWQGWRYYDTTGSKTAFGWPAGYEGTLRSANYVQTAPALAGEDYGLDRFAVDGCPAVSTGDVVQLGFAAIKYADDASKLSVMIAEYIDNNADGHPDVFAGVQSGPTDNLFDIGLGVWGEYTTAEYTVQGANTNCLNILFQYRNASGALVAGNYGIDSVQFVPEPATMAMLGLGAIGMIKRRKA, encoded by the coding sequence ATGAGTACCAAAACAAATCTTATGGTGCTGATGTTGGCAGCGGTGTCTGTTGCCACAGCGGCAGTAACTGTGGTTCCCGAACTGATTAACGGCGGTTTTGATGCGGCCAATGAGTGGCAGGGGTGGCGTTATTACGACACAACAGGCAGTAAAACAGCTTTCGGCTGGCCTGCCGGCTACGAAGGAACCCTCCGCTCGGCCAATTATGTCCAGACCGCTCCGGCACTTGCAGGCGAAGACTACGGCCTTGACCGCTTTGCGGTAGATGGATGCCCTGCGGTTTCCACCGGCGATGTTGTCCAGTTAGGTTTCGCCGCTATAAAGTACGCGGACGATGCTTCAAAACTCAGCGTTATGATTGCCGAATATATCGACAACAACGCTGACGGCCATCCAGACGTGTTTGCCGGAGTACAGAGCGGCCCGACAGACAACCTCTTTGATATAGGCCTGGGCGTATGGGGTGAATACACCACCGCGGAATACACCGTCCAGGGCGCAAACACAAACTGCCTCAATATCCTGTTCCAGTACCGCAATGCAAGCGGCGCACTGGTAGCGGGCAACTACGGTATTGATTCCGTCCAGTTTGTACCAGAACCGGCAACGATGGCAATGCTGGGACTTGGCGCGATTGGAATGATCAAAAGACGCAAAGCATAA
- a CDS encoding alpha-ketoacid dehydrogenase subunit alpha/beta: MNYKIDDKRKGKNPTVKSLIDSKKASIEDVKYWLRTICEIRYFEEKVFDLLGKNIIKGASHLYAGEEAVATGCIAAMAEGDVISSTHRGHGHCGAIGNKYATAGEDHQMHWNRMMAELMGRETGYCNGRGGSMHIADVKIGNLGSTGIVGGNQPPAVGAAMAEKYKGSGKAVLSFFGDGATNTGSFHESMNLASVLDVPLVAIIENNLYGMSVPYSGSPVEGTTRAANLEDSAQRAAAYNVPAMIIDGQDVVAVFLAMQEAIEYARKNNKLMIVEAKTYRWYGHSRSDPRAYRTKEEEQQWRDRDPILVLSQKLIDEGLATQEEIDEIKKAADETIEKATQFGVDSPWPDPKDIERDVYVTETYESSDIELDKKNAAAALKATDKFNEYKAADPARTQKEKTENSKAKIKEEFGMDVLSIGEALVKAQSEEMRRDDNVIILGEDVGLYGGAYGATKGMIKEFSDKRIIDTPISEAAITGSAVGAAIRGLRPVAEIMYVDFVTIAMDQLMHNGAFNRYMFGGHAKVPMVLRTEGGVGRCIAAHHSKSLEAWLMHVPGLHVVMPSTPYDAYGLLKSAIRSDNPVVFIEHKATYGQTGAIPSEEYIIPIGKADVKREGSDITITAYSRQVMFALEAAKQLEKQGISAEVIDLRTIKPLDIECVAASVRKTGRLINVAEGFTMCGSGAEIVRRLFEYKYENGRSGFDYLDAPPVNMAARDVPPPMSEPLELASIPSVETITAQAVSTVKGV, translated from the coding sequence ATGAACTACAAAATTGATGACAAGAGAAAGGGTAAAAACCCAACTGTTAAATCTCTTATTGACAGCAAAAAGGCAAGTATTGAAGATGTGAAATACTGGCTCAGAACCATCTGCGAAATCCGCTATTTCGAGGAGAAGGTTTTTGACCTGCTCGGTAAAAACATCATCAAAGGAGCTTCACACCTCTACGCCGGCGAAGAAGCCGTTGCAACAGGCTGTATAGCCGCGATGGCAGAAGGCGACGTTATCAGCTCTACTCACCGCGGCCACGGCCACTGCGGAGCTATCGGCAATAAATACGCTACAGCAGGCGAAGATCACCAGATGCACTGGAACCGCATGATGGCAGAGCTGATGGGACGCGAGACAGGCTACTGCAACGGACGCGGCGGCTCAATGCACATTGCCGACGTTAAGATCGGCAACCTCGGCTCCACCGGTATCGTGGGCGGAAACCAGCCCCCTGCCGTCGGCGCTGCAATGGCTGAAAAATACAAAGGCAGCGGCAAAGCTGTTCTTTCATTCTTCGGCGATGGTGCCACAAACACAGGCTCGTTCCACGAATCAATGAACCTGGCATCAGTTCTGGATGTTCCGCTGGTAGCTATCATTGAAAACAACCTCTACGGAATGAGTGTCCCCTACAGCGGCAGCCCGGTAGAAGGCACAACCCGTGCGGCTAACCTCGAGGACAGCGCTCAGAGAGCCGCGGCCTACAATGTTCCGGCAATGATTATCGACGGCCAGGACGTTGTCGCGGTATTTTTGGCAATGCAGGAAGCGATTGAATACGCCCGCAAAAACAACAAGCTGATGATCGTAGAGGCCAAGACCTACCGCTGGTATGGACACAGCCGAAGCGATCCGCGTGCTTACAGGACAAAAGAAGAAGAACAGCAATGGCGCGACAGAGACCCGATTCTGGTACTCTCCCAAAAGCTCATCGACGAAGGCCTGGCAACACAGGAAGAGATCGACGAGATTAAAAAGGCCGCCGACGAAACCATCGAAAAGGCCACCCAGTTCGGCGTTGACAGCCCATGGCCCGATCCAAAAGACATTGAACGCGACGTGTACGTAACTGAAACCTACGAGAGCTCAGATATCGAACTCGACAAGAAGAATGCCGCCGCGGCACTCAAGGCTACAGATAAATTCAACGAATACAAAGCGGCTGACCCTGCAAGGACACAGAAAGAGAAAACCGAAAACTCCAAAGCCAAAATCAAAGAAGAATTCGGTATGGATGTTCTTTCTATCGGCGAGGCTCTTGTAAAAGCTCAATCCGAAGAAATGCGCCGCGATGATAATGTTATCATCCTCGGCGAGGACGTGGGCCTCTACGGAGGTGCATACGGCGCTACCAAGGGCATGATAAAAGAATTCAGCGATAAACGCATCATAGACACACCGATATCAGAAGCGGCAATCACCGGCTCTGCGGTCGGAGCGGCTATCCGCGGACTTCGCCCAGTCGCTGAAATCATGTATGTTGACTTTGTCACAATCGCAATGGATCAGCTGATGCACAACGGCGCATTTAACCGCTACATGTTCGGCGGACACGCCAAGGTGCCGATGGTTCTGCGTACCGAAGGCGGCGTTGGCCGCTGTATCGCGGCACACCACTCAAAATCTCTGGAAGCATGGCTGATGCACGTCCCCGGGCTGCATGTGGTTATGCCCTCGACCCCGTATGACGCTTACGGCCTGTTGAAATCAGCTATCCGCTCAGACAACCCCGTTGTATTTATCGAGCACAAAGCGACCTACGGACAGACCGGCGCGATCCCAAGCGAAGAATACATAATTCCTATCGGCAAGGCCGATGTTAAAAGAGAAGGCAGCGACATAACCATCACCGCCTACAGCAGGCAGGTCATGTTCGCACTCGAGGCGGCAAAACAGCTTGAGAAACAGGGCATATCAGCCGAGGTTATCGACCTGCGTACAATCAAGCCGCTTGATATTGAATGCGTTGCCGCTTCAGTACGCAAGACCGGCCGCCTGATCAACGTTGCCGAGGGCTTCACAATGTGCGGCTCGGGCGCCGAGATTGTACGCCGGCTCTTTGAATACAAATATGAGAACGGACGCAGCGGATTCGATTATCTCGACGCGCCGCCTGTAAACATGGCAGCCAGAGATGTACCGCCGCCGATGAGCGAACCGCTCGAGCTGGCAAGTATTCCAAGCGTGGAGACCATAACTGCCCAGGCCGTATCTACGGTAAAGGGGGTGTAA
- a CDS encoding DeoR/GlpR family DNA-binding transcription regulator, with translation MGLFAENRHEHILNELRSKGRLKVKELAKSLDVTEVTIRRDLCYLQDNGLLKKTYGGAVLAGPSSMQSLVSYRQTQNSTAKQIIGEIAASRIDDGDNIYLEAGSTCYEIIPYLENKKDLTVIVNSVNLMTRLHEQTHHRILVTGGEYRAETMDMIGPTAEAAISQLGAFTAFTSADVISVESGISGRDIATVSFTRQVLMRANKKIFVGIKSKFNKAALYKIADLEDLDCIITDSFPGARWRDAALQKNIELLYPDTD, from the coding sequence ATGGGACTATTTGCAGAAAACAGGCATGAGCATATACTTAATGAGCTTCGCAGCAAGGGCCGCCTTAAAGTAAAAGAGCTTGCGAAAAGTCTTGATGTAACTGAAGTTACAATTCGCCGCGATCTCTGCTATTTGCAGGATAACGGGCTGTTGAAAAAGACCTACGGCGGAGCGGTGCTTGCCGGCCCCTCATCAATGCAGTCGCTGGTGAGCTACCGGCAGACGCAAAACAGCACCGCAAAACAGATTATCGGCGAAATTGCCGCTTCACGTATTGACGACGGCGACAATATTTATCTCGAGGCGGGCAGCACCTGTTATGAAATAATTCCCTACCTTGAAAATAAAAAGGATCTTACCGTTATTGTAAATTCAGTAAACCTTATGACCCGCCTGCATGAGCAGACTCATCACCGAATCCTGGTAACCGGCGGCGAGTACAGGGCCGAGACTATGGATATGATAGGGCCTACCGCGGAGGCGGCAATTTCACAGCTTGGGGCATTTACCGCGTTTACAAGTGCGGATGTGATCAGTGTTGAATCGGGCATCAGCGGGCGCGACATCGCCACGGTAAGTTTTACCAGACAGGTACTTATGCGTGCCAACAAAAAAATATTCGTAGGCATCAAGAGTAAGTTCAACAAGGCGGCGCTTTATAAGATAGCCGACCTTGAGGATTTAGACTGCATCATAACGGATTCTTTTCCCGGCGCCAGGTGGCGCGATGCGGCTCTGCAGAAAAACATAGAACTGCTTTATCCCGATACAGATTAA
- a CDS encoding PEP-CTERM sorting domain-containing protein, whose protein sequence is MSTKTNLMVLMLAIASIATAAVTVAPTINNGDFEAQDPMTGWRYYDTNNKESSDFNWVTGYGGSGTAANYIQLEERQPRDGGGLHDYGFDRYFGVITGVSQGDVVQLKFNAMRNDPNDTTSRLSVKIAEVIDHDSNGTVSNPDGPAFNHQGALEDNQFNVEYNVWGEYTTTEFTVQDATTDGLSILFKYCIEDTPTAIPGNYSIDNVQFVPEPATLMIMGLGVFGMIKRRKA, encoded by the coding sequence ATGAGTACCAAAACAAATCTTATGGTGCTGATGTTGGCAATAGCGTCTATTGCCACAGCAGCGGTCACAGTAGCCCCAACAATTAACAACGGTGATTTTGAAGCTCAAGATCCAATGACAGGCTGGCGCTATTACGACACAAACAACAAGGAATCCTCAGATTTCAATTGGGTTACCGGCTACGGCGGGAGCGGAACAGCTGCCAATTACATTCAGCTGGAAGAAAGACAGCCAAGAGACGGCGGCGGATTACATGACTATGGTTTTGACCGCTACTTTGGTGTTATTACCGGCGTTTCACAGGGTGATGTTGTCCAGCTTAAATTTAACGCAATGCGGAATGACCCAAACGACACAACATCAAGACTTTCAGTTAAAATAGCCGAAGTAATCGACCATGACTCAAACGGCACAGTTTCTAACCCTGACGGCCCCGCATTTAACCATCAAGGGGCATTAGAAGATAACCAGTTCAATGTAGAGTATAACGTCTGGGGCGAATACACTACTACTGAATTCACCGTTCAGGACGCGACCACTGACGGCTTGAGCATATTATTTAAATACTGTATTGAAGACACCCCTACCGCAATACCGGGAAATTACAGTATTGACAACGTCCAGTTTGTACCAGAACCGGCAACTCTGATGATAATGGGCCTGGGCGTATTTGGAATGATCAAAAGACGCAAAGCATAA
- a CDS encoding metallophosphoesterase yields the protein MENLSRRKFIKYSGLAGGAFLVGGCGFARAQTSKAASGDVLKGFIVSDAHFGWVHDMQPTHQQQRDAMNVILTRFPDLDVFIDTGDAHHSGLSGSSELDAKRGWTDIIANGSGRMPFYYVMGNHEILTDPGYDTEQSCEEFGSVTCRPYYSFDIKNIHFVSLPELMRPVFVNKESIDWLKLDLELNKDKTTILLSHNSIKGTTTLLGEPGYRGITNSQELMDIMTSYPNVISWMHGHNHTYEVVKKDNLMFVSNGRIGGFIPPDDWGVGQRELGGIYFELRNDSFIVKCFSATSNCFHEELGFSSLSGSLDTDTTLDVNAKPAFSFGVGDINNGQKIPVFSHHTGLGKKEIYAAAGSEEINDDSEFTLYEHRDAGALGKQWMLMGASVGYPRYFEPENTLWRWEDPGIRLLAQDNPAKIVDISVPDYFHGRNSYYKCSPGKKYKTEVTVSSPTGGQKVEMVIEVRDSEGNMLDQLKGDDFTVEAGTNKYSSRFYIPHQSNTKNIYYDDTSDTTVQISAKARISNIFEEFVVNKFALYHCEIPSAENPNIKIAGKKHLRCGKFDAGEVFSLGTCDNKDSRAVVECSTGGTGRLSWLIRQDNVDWQVRNAAVSDLGQYLQVDSIRSPWTPDKEVVIAPFGGSSGGPFVHKTRKINQFNIYPLNRGNELLKIDVQNFDSGADIKIICSAGPAAVTGSSQWSYESGVLTVNVESEGVITADWA from the coding sequence ATGGAAAACTTATCAAGAAGAAAATTTATAAAATACAGCGGACTTGCAGGCGGAGCGTTTTTGGTCGGCGGCTGCGGGTTTGCCAGGGCGCAAACAAGCAAAGCTGCCTCTGGTGATGTTCTGAAGGGTTTTATAGTCTCTGACGCCCATTTCGGCTGGGTACACGATATGCAGCCCACGCATCAGCAGCAGCGTGATGCTATGAATGTTATTCTGACAAGATTTCCGGACCTGGACGTTTTCATAGATACCGGTGATGCCCACCACAGCGGCCTCAGCGGCAGCAGTGAGCTCGATGCCAAAAGAGGCTGGACGGATATAATCGCTAACGGCAGTGGCAGGATGCCGTTTTATTATGTGATGGGTAATCATGAGATTCTCACTGATCCGGGTTATGATACAGAGCAGAGCTGCGAAGAGTTCGGCAGTGTTACCTGCCGGCCGTATTACAGCTTTGACATAAAAAATATTCATTTTGTGTCTTTGCCCGAGCTTATGAGGCCGGTATTTGTAAACAAAGAGTCCATTGACTGGCTTAAGCTTGACCTTGAGTTAAATAAAGACAAGACAACAATCCTTCTTTCCCATAACAGTATCAAAGGCACTACCACGCTTTTGGGTGAGCCCGGTTACAGGGGCATAACCAACAGCCAGGAGTTAATGGACATTATGACCTCTTATCCAAACGTCATTTCCTGGATGCATGGACATAACCACACTTATGAGGTTGTGAAGAAAGATAATCTAATGTTTGTTTCAAATGGCAGGATAGGCGGCTTTATACCGCCGGATGACTGGGGTGTCGGCCAGCGAGAGTTGGGCGGCATTTACTTTGAGCTTCGCAACGACAGTTTCATTGTAAAATGTTTCAGCGCTACCTCAAACTGTTTTCATGAGGAATTAGGCTTTAGTTCACTCTCCGGCAGTTTAGATACTGATACCACGCTGGACGTAAACGCCAAGCCGGCATTCAGTTTTGGAGTCGGCGATATCAACAACGGCCAGAAGATTCCCGTCTTTAGTCATCATACGGGTTTGGGTAAAAAGGAGATATATGCAGCAGCCGGCAGCGAAGAGATAAATGATGATTCTGAATTTACTCTTTATGAACATCGCGATGCCGGTGCTCTGGGTAAGCAGTGGATGCTTATGGGCGCATCAGTGGGCTATCCACGCTACTTTGAGCCGGAAAATACTCTTTGGCGATGGGAAGATCCTGGTATAAGACTTCTGGCACAGGATAATCCTGCGAAGATTGTCGATATATCAGTACCTGATTATTTTCACGGCAGAAACTCTTATTATAAATGTTCACCGGGCAAAAAGTACAAAACCGAGGTTACTGTATCCAGCCCAACGGGAGGGCAAAAAGTGGAAATGGTTATAGAGGTTAGAGACAGCGAAGGGAATATGCTTGACCAACTAAAAGGGGATGATTTTACAGTTGAGGCCGGCACTAATAAGTACAGCTCCAGATTTTATATTCCTCATCAGTCAAATACCAAAAATATTTACTACGATGATACAAGCGATACCACTGTTCAGATATCGGCTAAGGCAAGAATCAGTAATATCTTTGAAGAATTTGTAGTTAATAAGTTTGCCCTTTATCATTGCGAAATTCCATCAGCTGAGAACCCAAATATAAAAATTGCCGGCAAGAAACATCTCCGCTGCGGCAAATTTGACGCCGGCGAAGTGTTCAGTCTTGGCACCTGTGATAACAAAGATTCACGGGCGGTTGTAGAATGCAGTACCGGCGGCACCGGCAGGCTAAGCTGGCTTATCCGTCAGGATAACGTGGACTGGCAGGTAAGAAATGCCGCGGTCAGTGACCTTGGTCAGTATCTTCAGGTAGATTCTATCAGAAGCCCGTGGACTCCTGATAAAGAGGTTGTTATCGCACCCTTTGGCGGCAGCAGCGGCGGGCCGTTTGTGCATAAGACACGAAAAATCAATCAATTCAACATCTACCCGCTTAACAGAGGCAACGAACTGCTGAAGATCGATGTTCAAAACTTTGACAGCGGCGCAGACATTAAAATTATTTGTTCAGCAGGCCCCGCGGCAGTAACCGGCTCAAGTCAATGGAGCTACGAAAGCGGTGTTTTAACTGTCAACGTTGAGTCTGAGGGTGTTATCACAGCAGACTGGGCCTGA
- the lpdA gene encoding dihydrolipoyl dehydrogenase, with translation MAEKFDVAVIGGGPGGYAAAIRCAQKGLSVAIVEKEYMGGTCLNCGCIPSKALLGSAHFLTQAKHANLMGLEIGSLKPNWAKIQARKDAIVKGFRGGVTSLVKGNNIKVFEGRGIAAGNGTVKIENNGSNEEITAGKIILATGSVPIEIPAFPFDGENIISSKEALSLSEVPESMVIIGGGVIGCELACVYACMGCKVTIIEALPSLLPNEDDWVGKLLEKELKKLGITSLTSSKVTAVDAAAGKCSVSVEGGDDLEASKVLVAVGRRACCDKETVEALGLEMDGAKIKINEKLETSAEGVYAIGDAVGTTYLAHGAFMEAEVAADNAAGGDETMQDYHLIPRAVYTFPEVASVGRSEKRCKEMDIEVEIGKAPFRSNGRSVAHNETVGEIRVIRKKDSKEILGVSMVGATVTEMAAAARALIGSTEEITKVCFPHPTVSEVLKEAWEDAYGISIHVPPRQ, from the coding sequence ATGGCAGAAAAATTTGATGTTGCAGTTATCGGCGGCGGCCCCGGTGGTTATGCCGCTGCTATCCGTTGTGCCCAAAAGGGTTTAAGTGTGGCTATCGTTGAAAAAGAATATATGGGCGGAACATGCCTCAACTGCGGGTGTATCCCGTCGAAGGCACTTCTGGGTTCGGCTCATTTTCTTACCCAGGCAAAACACGCGAACCTAATGGGGCTCGAGATCGGTTCGCTCAAGCCCAACTGGGCAAAGATACAGGCTCGCAAGGACGCTATCGTAAAGGGCTTCCGCGGCGGCGTTACCAGCCTGGTAAAGGGCAATAATATAAAGGTATTCGAAGGCCGGGGCATCGCGGCAGGAAACGGAACCGTAAAAATCGAAAATAACGGCTCAAACGAAGAGATAACCGCCGGTAAGATTATACTTGCTACCGGTTCGGTACCGATTGAGATACCGGCTTTTCCCTTTGACGGCGAAAATATCATCAGCAGCAAAGAAGCGCTGAGCCTCTCGGAAGTGCCCGAGTCTATGGTTATAATCGGCGGCGGAGTTATAGGCTGTGAGCTGGCGTGTGTATATGCGTGCATGGGCTGCAAGGTAACTATAATAGAGGCCCTTCCCTCACTTCTGCCAAACGAGGATGACTGGGTCGGCAAGCTGCTTGAAAAAGAGCTCAAAAAGCTCGGCATAACCTCACTGACATCGAGCAAGGTAACCGCCGTTGACGCCGCGGCAGGCAAATGCAGTGTAAGTGTCGAAGGCGGCGATGACTTAGAAGCGTCCAAAGTCCTGGTGGCCGTCGGCAGGCGGGCATGCTGCGACAAGGAAACCGTCGAAGCCCTGGGCCTTGAGATGGACGGAGCCAAAATCAAAATAAATGAGAAGCTCGAGACCTCGGCAGAGGGCGTTTACGCGATCGGTGATGCGGTCGGCACGACATACCTGGCTCACGGAGCGTTTATGGAGGCGGAGGTCGCCGCTGATAACGCTGCCGGCGGAGATGAAACCATGCAGGATTACCACCTTATCCCGCGTGCGGTATATACCTTCCCCGAGGTTGCCTCGGTAGGCCGCAGCGAGAAACGCTGTAAAGAGATGGATATCGAGGTCGAGATCGGCAAGGCTCCTTTCCGCTCCAACGGCAGAAGTGTCGCTCATAACGAGACCGTCGGCGAGATTCGGGTGATCCGCAAGAAGGACAGCAAAGAGATTCTCGGCGTTTCGATGGTCGGCGCTACCGTGACAGAGATGGCCGCCGCCGCACGGGCACTTATCGGCTCAACCGAGGAAATTACAAAGGTCTGTTTTCCGCATCCGACGGTATCAGAAGTGCTCAAAGAGGCATGGGAAGACGCTTACGGAATCAGCATTCACGTTCCGCCGCGGCAATAA
- a CDS encoding ISL3 family transposase: MILSKHLEFNTLVLFFFCDRTVLNCRLHPNYERCSNCKSRNTIHYGKRTRTFKMLPVGNTKVEMSVSIPRLHCNDCGSIRQPDLPFADPKKHYVRALKRYVIDLCRLASIRDVAQITGLSWDTVKDIHKEYLQKKYKSINLKTVRRIAIDEKYLGKKRKFITIVFDLDMGRVIHVGNGKGKDALKGFWKRLKTSKAKIKAVATDMASGYIFAVMDNLPKAELVLDHFHLVKWFNEKLTRLRRQMFNEADLIGKKILKGSRWLLLKCPENLKIHSQQNKDERYRLQQALELNQPLATAYYMKERLRLLFECASENNARTELYNWIKEAESSGIRILKEAARQLRIWRRLILNWYKYPISTGKVEAANRKIGTLQRNAYGYRDEEYLMLRIYHLHKSNYSLTG; encoded by the coding sequence ATCATACTTTCAAAACACCTGGAGTTCAACACATTAGTTCTTTTTTTTTTTTGCGACAGAACCGTTCTCAATTGCCGTCTGCACCCTAATTATGAGAGGTGCTCTAACTGCAAGTCTCGTAATACTATACACTACGGTAAGAGAACAAGAACTTTCAAGATGCTTCCTGTGGGCAACACAAAAGTTGAAATGTCAGTCAGCATTCCCCGTCTGCACTGCAATGATTGCGGCAGCATTCGCCAGCCCGATTTACCCTTTGCTGATCCTAAAAAGCATTACGTCAGGGCCTTAAAGCGTTACGTAATTGACCTGTGCAGGTTAGCTTCTATCCGCGATGTTGCACAGATAACGGGATTGAGCTGGGATACGGTTAAAGATATTCATAAAGAGTACTTACAGAAAAAGTACAAGTCGATAAACCTCAAAACAGTCCGCCGGATAGCGATCGATGAAAAGTACCTGGGCAAGAAACGTAAATTCATTACCATAGTATTTGATCTGGATATGGGCAGGGTAATACATGTTGGAAATGGTAAGGGCAAGGATGCTCTAAAGGGATTCTGGAAACGCCTGAAAACTTCAAAGGCCAAAATCAAGGCAGTCGCCACAGATATGGCCAGCGGGTATATTTTTGCTGTGATGGATAATCTACCCAAAGCAGAGCTTGTACTGGATCACTTCCATCTGGTTAAATGGTTCAATGAGAAGCTTACAAGACTGCGAAGGCAAATGTTTAATGAAGCTGATCTGATTGGCAAAAAAATCTTGAAGGGTTCAAGGTGGTTGTTGCTTAAATGTCCTGAAAATCTCAAGATACATTCACAACAGAATAAAGATGAACGCTATCGTTTACAGCAGGCTCTGGAGTTAAATCAGCCTCTTGCAACGGCATATTACATGAAGGAGAGACTTAGGCTTTTGTTTGAGTGTGCCAGTGAGAATAATGCCAGAACCGAATTGTACAACTGGATAAAAGAAGCCGAATCAAGTGGTATCAGAATTCTCAAAGAAGCTGCAAGACAATTGAGGATTTGGAGACGGCTTATCCTCAACTGGTACAAATATCCTATCAGTACAGGCAAAGTAGAAGCAGCGAACCGCAAAATTGGAACCCTGCAACGTAACGCATACGGATACAGAGATGAGGAATATCTAATGCTGAGAATATACCACCTACACAAATCAAACTACTCATTAACCGGATGA